Proteins encoded within one genomic window of Patescibacteria group bacterium:
- the gap gene encoding type I glyceraldehyde-3-phosphate dehydrogenase: protein MVQKTRVAINGFGRIGRAAFRIAFGKNNLEIVAINDLTDNKTLAHLLKYDSVFRTYDKKVGFDGKNLVVNGKKIPCLAEKDPSKLPWKKLGVDVVLECTGAFREEKEVMAHIKAGAKKIIISAPVKGDGVNTYVLGVNSANYKGEKIIDNASCTTNCISPVVQVIQSKFGILKATMTTIHSYTADQRLIDAPHKDLRRARAAGVNMIPTTTGAAVATTKTIPELKGLFDGLSIRVPTIDVSISDITMLIKKNVTEKEVNNALITASKTPRYKGILAVTEEELVSGDFIANPASAIVDLALTKVVDGNLLKVVAWYDNEWGYSNRLVEMISVVNKK, encoded by the coding sequence ATGGTTCAAAAAACTCGCGTTGCTATCAATGGCTTTGGTCGCATTGGTCGAGCGGCTTTCCGCATCGCCTTTGGTAAGAATAATTTAGAAATCGTTGCTATTAACGATCTGACTGACAATAAAACCCTGGCGCATCTTTTGAAATATGATTCGGTTTTCCGCACCTACGATAAAAAAGTTGGTTTCGACGGCAAAAATTTAGTAGTTAACGGCAAGAAAATTCCTTGCCTAGCAGAAAAAGATCCTTCGAAATTGCCGTGGAAAAAGCTAGGTGTTGATGTGGTTTTGGAGTGTACTGGCGCTTTTCGCGAGGAAAAAGAAGTGATGGCGCACATCAAGGCGGGCGCCAAAAAAATAATTATCTCCGCTCCGGTAAAAGGCGACGGAGTAAATACTTATGTTTTGGGAGTAAATAGCGCTAACTATAAAGGGGAAAAGATTATCGATAATGCTTCCTGTACGACCAATTGTATTTCTCCAGTAGTCCAGGTGATTCAAAGTAAATTCGGTATCCTCAAGGCTACTATGACTACTATTCATTCTTATACTGCCGATCAGCGTCTAATTGATGCGCCGCACAAAGATTTGCGTCGCGCTCGCGCTGCTGGAGTCAATATGATTCCGACTACCACTGGAGCAGCTGTAGCTACTACTAAAACCATCCCGGAATTAAAAGGTTTGTTTGACGGATTATCTATTCGTGTTCCGACTATTGACGTTTCAATTTCTGACATCACGATGTTGATCAAGAAAAACGTTACGGAAAAAGAGGTTAATAATGCGCTTATCACTGCGAGTAAGACACCGCGCTACAAGGGTATTTTGGCGGTGACAGAAGAAGAGTTGGTTTCTGGTGATTTTATTGCCAATCCAGCCTCGGCTATTGTTGATCTTGCTTTGACCAAAGTCGTCGACGGTAATTTGCTTAAAGTGGTTGCTTGGTATGATAATGAATGGGGTTATTCAAATAGGTTAGTGGAAATGATCAGCGTGGTGAATAAAAAGTAA
- a CDS encoding DUF4202 family protein has product MDNLYKMVEKFVVDSFVSRGMAGDLVYLQDTAVQLKRIYPEADEILLSAAVARDIERCFRQPDVQKIKVERGLLDEEFLTLHQNRGAEIIKNFLESQKVDPLVIDRITDLIANHEVGGDKEKDLLKDADCLSFFEKNIDHFLKVVVLELGFDKVKEKFDWMYSRITTPEAKGITKPLYEEAIKKLLTTSH; this is encoded by the coding sequence ATGGATAATCTGTACAAAATGGTGGAAAAATTTGTCGTTGATTCGTTTGTTAGTCGAGGTATGGCTGGTGACTTGGTTTATTTGCAAGATACGGCGGTTCAACTAAAAAGAATATACCCGGAGGCAGATGAAATATTGCTTTCGGCGGCGGTTGCTCGTGACATTGAACGTTGCTTTCGCCAACCAGATGTTCAAAAAATAAAAGTAGAAAGAGGGTTGTTGGATGAAGAATTTTTGACATTGCATCAAAATCGAGGGGCAGAAATAATTAAAAATTTTTTGGAGTCACAAAAAGTCGATCCCTTAGTTATTGATCGAATAACTGATTTGATTGCTAATCATGAAGTGGGTGGAGACAAAGAAAAGGATTTGCTTAAAGACGCCGATTGTTTGAGTTTTTTTGAGAAAAATATTGATCATTTTTTGAAAGTTGTTGTTCTTGAGCTTGGTTTTGATAAAGTTAAGGAAAAGTTTGATTGGATGTATAGTCGTATTACTACTCCGGAGGCCAAAGGCATTACCAAACCTTTGTATGAAGAAGCAATAAAAAAACTACTAACTACTAGTCACTAG
- a CDS encoding iron hydrogenase, which produces MSKTVASTITKVQSVAMVKFLALLGIATFVPMFVHLQWLTGPLVNAILIITVVVVGVREALLIALIPSSIALAYGLLPLPLAPMIPFIMISNAFLVWFFDVLRDRGYWLAVVVAALIKFVWLYAIVHLLMKSILAGSLFNSLAILMSWPQLVTALIGGVLAWIFLKWLKFV; this is translated from the coding sequence ATGTCCAAAACCGTCGCATCAACCATTACTAAAGTGCAAAGCGTTGCTATGGTTAAGTTCTTAGCTCTTTTGGGTATTGCGACATTTGTCCCGATGTTTGTTCATCTGCAATGGTTGACCGGACCGCTGGTTAACGCTATTTTGATTATTACGGTTGTTGTTGTCGGTGTCCGCGAGGCTTTGCTAATTGCCTTGATTCCGAGCTCTATTGCCTTGGCTTACGGATTATTACCCTTACCACTCGCGCCAATGATACCGTTTATTATGATCAGTAACGCGTTTCTAGTTTGGTTTTTTGATGTATTACGCGATCGTGGTTATTGGCTAGCAGTGGTTGTCGCCGCGCTTATCAAGTTTGTTTGGTTGTATGCTATAGTTCATCTGTTGATGAAGTCTATCCTTGCCGGGAGTTTGTTTAATAGTCTGGCGATACTGATGAGTTGGCCGCAGCTAGTTACAGCCTTGATTGGTGGAGTGCTGGCCTGGATATTTTTGAAGTGGTTAAAATTTGTTTAG
- a CDS encoding NADH-ubiquinone oxidoreductase-F iron-sulfur binding region domain-containing protein, with product MDKTIEKLTRADLIGRGCGNFPTASKWQMVKEAKGAKKYVVCNVSEGEPGVFKDGWVLQNHPDIAIEGIKHAIKYLGAKKAVVYLRQDYYQKYQSKLRKLIGKNKIELFKEAGGYIGGEETALLESLEGRRVEPRLKPPYPPQVGLYGQPTLVNNLETFYEIGLILRGKYEKKRLICFSGQGVKSQVHELPENWTIEKMLKETGNWPKFSFFVQVGGGAAGTVLNSKQLQQTLKDIHGLGSIVVYHASEGPKKLILNWVRFFKAESCGKCVPCREGTYRLLEILNSKKTDWQLFEDILFALENSSFCGLGMSVPRPILTYWKNVKKRS from the coding sequence ATGGACAAAACAATCGAAAAGCTTACCAGGGCTGACTTAATCGGCCGTGGTTGTGGTAATTTTCCCACAGCCAGTAAGTGGCAAATGGTTAAAGAGGCTAAAGGCGCTAAAAAATATGTGGTCTGCAATGTTTCTGAAGGCGAGCCCGGGGTTTTTAAAGACGGCTGGGTGTTGCAAAATCATCCCGATATCGCTATCGAAGGCATTAAACACGCTATCAAATACCTTGGCGCCAAAAAGGCGGTTGTTTATCTGCGCCAAGATTATTATCAGAAATATCAGAGTAAATTGCGCAAATTGATTGGTAAAAACAAAATAGAATTATTTAAAGAGGCTGGAGGTTATATCGGCGGTGAAGAAACTGCTTTGCTAGAATCTTTGGAAGGACGACGCGTCGAGCCACGCCTCAAACCGCCGTATCCGCCACAAGTTGGACTTTACGGTCAGCCAACGTTGGTAAATAATCTAGAAACATTTTACGAGATTGGTTTGATTTTGCGCGGCAAATATGAAAAGAAACGTTTGATTTGTTTTTCCGGTCAAGGTGTAAAATCACAAGTGCATGAGTTACCAGAAAATTGGACTATAGAAAAAATGCTAAAGGAAACCGGTAATTGGCCAAAGTTTTCTTTTTTTGTACAAGTTGGCGGTGGCGCGGCTGGAACAGTCTTGAACAGCAAACAGCTGCAGCAAACGCTTAAAGATATTCATGGTCTTGGTTCAATAGTTGTTTATCATGCCAGCGAAGGTCCAAAAAAATTAATTTTGAATTGGGTCAGATTTTTCAAAGCCGAGAGTTGCGGCAAATGTGTGCCGTGTCGAGAGGGTACTTATCGGCTGCTCGAAATATTAAACAGCAAAAAAACAGATTGGCAACTCTTTGAAGATATTTTGTTTGCTTTGGAAAACTCTAGTTTTTGCGGTCTGGGTATGTCTGTACCACGGCCGATTTTGACATACTGGAAGAATGTAAAAAAGAGGAGTTAG
- a CDS encoding AI-2E family transporter, producing MHDKKIIADIFLFALLAACLYLVYLFFKPFLIVIILSGVLVSIFYGWYKKLLTWFKGRNNLAALVMVILIAIIIVLPATDFIFYLSKKSVEAFSLVTNWINTGFLEKTINEQVISRFNFVDPSVFNVRNYLISVSSKISSFLVSGASSLLRGTGQFVTYLVLMFFTIFFLFRDGDKLLQRVMYLTPLPNKYDKEIFQKFRDVSYSSIVSTFIAAIAQGIAGGIGFLIVGIPAFLPAVLMTMLALLPYVGAAILWLPAGIYLLLIGKIWQGVFLLVWGGAIVSLVDNILRPMLIKGKAQVHPLLIFFSIFGGIIAFGFWGIIIGPVVISIFFVLLHIYETEYEDVLER from the coding sequence ATGCATGACAAAAAAATAATCGCCGATATTTTTCTCTTCGCATTGCTCGCGGCGTGTTTGTATCTGGTCTACCTTTTTTTTAAACCGTTTTTGATAGTGATTATACTTTCCGGCGTTTTGGTTTCCATTTTTTACGGTTGGTATAAAAAACTACTAACCTGGTTTAAGGGGAGGAATAATCTGGCTGCTTTAGTAATGGTGATTTTGATTGCCATTATCATTGTTTTACCAGCTACTGATTTTATCTTTTATCTTTCCAAAAAATCAGTAGAGGCGTTTAGTTTAGTCACCAATTGGATTAATACAGGATTTTTGGAAAAAACCATCAATGAGCAGGTAATTAGCAGATTTAACTTTGTTGACCCTTCGGTCTTCAATGTTCGTAATTATTTAATTTCTGTCAGTTCAAAAATTTCCAGTTTTTTAGTTTCTGGGGCTAGCTCGCTTTTGCGAGGCACGGGACAGTTTGTTACCTATTTAGTTTTAATGTTTTTTACCATATTTTTCTTGTTCCGCGATGGAGATAAGCTTTTGCAGCGAGTAATGTATCTGACACCGCTTCCAAACAAATACGACAAAGAGATTTTCCAAAAATTTCGCGATGTCAGTTATTCATCGATAGTTAGTACTTTTATAGCGGCAATTGCCCAAGGTATCGCCGGCGGTATCGGTTTTTTGATAGTAGGTATTCCGGCGTTTTTGCCAGCGGTTTTGATGACCATGCTGGCTTTATTGCCATATGTCGGTGCGGCTATTTTGTGGTTGCCCGCTGGAATTTATCTGCTGCTGATCGGAAAAATCTGGCAAGGAGTATTTCTTTTGGTTTGGGGTGGAGCGATAGTCTCATTAGTCGATAATATTTTACGACCAATGTTGATTAAGGGTAAGGCGCAAGTTCATCCGTTGTTGATTTTTTTCTCTATTTTCGGCGGTATTATCGCTTTCGGCTTTTGGGGGATAATTATTGGTCCGGTGGTGATATCGATATTTTTCGTACTACTGCATATCTATGAAACTGAGTACGAAGATGTTTTAGAGCGATAA
- a CDS encoding prepilin-type N-terminal cleavage/methylation domain-containing protein, with protein sequence MKTGNNKGFTLVELILFIAIIGIVVLIFGALGAVVMGNYWVDKDEAMNCIKTIDPTISAIDRLEKKVYWSTVATAKNTDGVEKKFLIDANVFRSVDCEAK encoded by the coding sequence ATGAAGACCGGGAACAACAAAGGGTTTACACTCGTTGAATTGATACTCTTTATCGCCATCATCGGAATCGTCGTCCTCATCTTCGGAGCTCTTGGCGCCGTTGTCATGGGCAACTACTGGGTCGACAAAGACGAAGCAATGAACTGCATCAAGACCATCGACCCGACCATCTCCGCTATCGACCGACTCGAAAAAAAAGTTTACTGGAGCACGGTCGCTACAGCCAAAAACACCGACGGTGTTGAAAAAAAATTCCTGATCGACGCCAATGTCTTTCGCAGCGTCGACTGCGAAGCCAAATAG
- a CDS encoding NUDIX domain-containing protein, with translation MPEEIKKKVGVGVGVMVLRDSRILLGKRHADPAKADSELHGESSWTMPGGKMDFGETPETTATRELKEETSLEATGLKVICVSNDKVTDAHFVTIGLLCEDFTGEVQIMEPDEITEWRWFDLNGLPEPIFFPSARVLRNYLDKTFYQSFN, from the coding sequence ATGCCAGAAGAAATAAAAAAGAAAGTCGGCGTTGGTGTCGGTGTCATGGTTTTACGTGACAGTCGGATTCTGCTTGGTAAACGTCATGCTGATCCGGCCAAAGCCGACTCGGAGCTGCATGGAGAATCTAGCTGGACTATGCCTGGCGGCAAAATGGATTTTGGCGAGACGCCGGAAACTACTGCGACCAGAGAGCTGAAAGAAGAAACTAGTCTAGAGGCGACGGGTTTGAAAGTTATTTGTGTTTCCAATGACAAAGTGACAGACGCTCATTTCGTTACCATTGGTTTGCTATGTGAAGATTTTACCGGCGAAGTGCAGATAATGGAACCGGATGAAATAACCGAGTGGCGTTGGTTTGATTTAAACGGTTTGCCGGAACCAATATTTTTTCCCAGCGCCAGAGTGCTTAGAAACTATTTGGACAAAACATTTTATCAAAGCTTTAATTAA
- the rpsB gene encoding 30S ribosomal protein S2, giving the protein MPKLPSLEEMLKTGMHFGHKTGKWHPKMESYIFAERNGVHVVDLEKTLVKLEEALNFIKNTVASGGVVLFVGTKDQAKPIIEKYAKECGMPYINQRWLGGTLTNFPIILKLTKKYKDMRVKQETGGFKGYTKKEQLDFQNEIENLDMRVGGIAEVKKVPEAIFIVDIMREKTALTEAVKRHVPVVAICDTNVNPEKVTYPIPANDDATKGIEMITALVAEAVKEGKNAVVSK; this is encoded by the coding sequence ATGCCAAAATTACCAAGTTTGGAGGAGATGTTAAAAACCGGGATGCACTTTGGTCATAAGACCGGAAAATGGCACCCAAAAATGGAGTCCTATATCTTTGCTGAGCGCAACGGCGTTCATGTCGTTGATTTGGAAAAAACCCTAGTTAAGCTGGAAGAGGCTCTAAATTTTATTAAAAATACCGTTGCTAGTGGCGGTGTTGTTTTGTTTGTAGGAACAAAAGATCAAGCTAAACCGATTATTGAAAAATATGCCAAGGAGTGCGGCATGCCTTATATTAATCAACGTTGGCTTGGCGGCACGTTGACTAATTTTCCGATTATTTTGAAACTCACCAAAAAGTATAAAGACATGAGAGTTAAGCAAGAGACCGGTGGTTTTAAGGGTTATACTAAAAAAGAACAGCTTGATTTCCAAAATGAAATTGAAAATTTAGATATGCGTGTTGGTGGTATTGCGGAGGTGAAAAAAGTTCCCGAAGCGATTTTTATTGTCGATATCATGCGTGAAAAAACAGCTTTGACTGAAGCGGTAAAACGCCATGTTCCGGTTGTGGCGATTTGTGATACCAATGTTAATCCGGAAAAGGTTACTTATCCCATTCCAGCTAACGATGACGCAACTAAGGGAATAGAAATGATCACTGCGTTGGTCGCCGAAGCGGTAAAAGAAGGCAAAAACGCGGTGGTAAGTAAGTAG
- the ricT gene encoding regulatory iron-sulfur-containing complex subunit RicT yields the protein MKVALVQFTTWDKAYYFDPAQENFAVGDFVIVETQIGIDMGKIIGFEDIAKLADEAEIKPITRKATKDDLKKRLSLDEEKEEAVKNCKKMVTKYALPMKLVDAHFSFDDKRITFAFIAQGRIDFRELVKDLSRYYKKNIRLQQLGIRDEMKMCGDIGPCGMQLCCQTFVKELGSITSDLAEAQQVVHRGSERLSGCCGRLRCCLAFEKEVYRDLAAKMPPLGSIVKTESGKGEVVGWRLIKQMVDVRVVTDNGKEKEVVFIEVPVDKISR from the coding sequence ATGAAGGTCGCGCTCGTACAATTTACTACTTGGGATAAGGCTTATTATTTTGATCCGGCGCAGGAAAACTTTGCGGTTGGGGATTTTGTTATTGTGGAAACGCAGATAGGAATAGATATGGGGAAAATTATCGGTTTTGAAGATATAGCCAAGTTGGCTGACGAAGCAGAAATTAAGCCAATTACCCGCAAGGCGACAAAGGACGATTTAAAAAAACGTCTTAGCCTTGATGAGGAAAAGGAAGAAGCGGTTAAAAACTGCAAAAAAATGGTAACTAAGTACGCCCTGCCGATGAAGCTTGTTGACGCTCACTTTTCTTTTGACGACAAGAGAATTACTTTTGCCTTTATTGCTCAAGGCAGAATAGATTTTCGCGAATTAGTTAAAGATTTATCCCGTTATTATAAAAAAAATATTCGTTTACAGCAGCTCGGTATTCGTGATGAAATGAAAATGTGCGGCGATATCGGTCCTTGCGGCATGCAGCTGTGTTGTCAAACTTTTGTCAAAGAGCTCGGCAGCATTACTTCTGATTTAGCTGAGGCGCAACAAGTGGTGCATCGTGGTTCGGAGCGCCTTTCTGGTTGTTGCGGTCGCCTGCGTTGCTGTCTGGCTTTTGAAAAAGAAGTTTATCGTGATTTAGCTGCCAAAATGCCACCGCTTGGTTCAATCGTAAAAACAGAGAGCGGTAAGGGCGAAGTGGTTGGTTGGAGGCTGATCAAGCAAATGGTGGACGTGCGGGTGGTAACCGACAATGGCAAGGAAAAAGAAGTAGTTTTTATTGAAGTTCCAGTGGATAAAATTTCTCGTTAA
- a CDS encoding [FeFe] hydrogenase, group A codes for MYIKINGKKVSAKPEQTILEAAHGIVAIPTLCHHPDLKVKANCRVCLVELKNGKLVTACSTKVKDGMEVFTDTEKVKRARKINLEMIFAEHEEKCPECIWDKNCSLQDYAKKYQGKITRFKDRKKNRNIFGFSNTILFDQTKCIDCNNCIEVCHKQEVHFYDKAGKGADSIVLPTKNKKYDCTTCGQCITHCPVGAIQGNPHWPEVEASLKDKKKIVVAQVAPSVRASIGEEFGYEPGTVVTGELVSALKKLGFDYVFDTNFGADITTFEEAGECFECLGKGKMVTTSCCPAWVKFVEFNYPEFVGNISTTKSPQQCLGVAVKTYFAEKMKIDPRKIKVVSIMPCVAKKFEADRPELEYNNMKMVDYVLTTREVAHMMRRAKIDFTKMKPQKFDDPLGQSSGAAAIYGVSGGVMESALRTALDYYAGQKLKSIDFKQIRGLEGTKKAEIMVKGKKVKIIVTSGLGNAKKVMDLIKAGKENPHFLEVMACPGGCINGGGQPVPTNAQIRAKRAAPLYVLDKKSKFRKAHDNPGLKKLYKEYIDKHPDLHHEMFHTSNYRQKRWGARRLN; via the coding sequence ATGTATATCAAAATCAACGGAAAAAAAGTTTCGGCTAAACCTGAGCAAACAATATTGGAGGCGGCGCACGGCATTGTTGCTATTCCGACACTTTGCCACCATCCGGATTTAAAAGTAAAAGCCAACTGCCGTGTTTGTTTGGTTGAACTAAAAAACGGTAAGCTAGTTACGGCTTGCTCAACTAAGGTTAAAGACGGCATGGAGGTTTTTACTGATACGGAAAAAGTAAAACGAGCGCGCAAAATAAATCTAGAAATGATATTTGCCGAGCATGAGGAGAAGTGCCCGGAGTGTATTTGGGATAAAAATTGTTCTCTGCAGGATTACGCCAAAAAATACCAAGGCAAAATCACTCGATTTAAGGATCGCAAAAAAAATCGCAATATTTTTGGTTTTAGTAATACAATTCTTTTTGATCAAACTAAATGTATCGATTGTAATAATTGCATTGAAGTTTGCCACAAACAAGAAGTGCATTTTTATGACAAAGCCGGCAAAGGTGCCGACAGTATTGTACTACCAACCAAAAATAAAAAATATGATTGTACTACTTGCGGTCAATGTATAACGCATTGTCCTGTTGGCGCGATTCAAGGTAATCCGCATTGGCCGGAAGTGGAAGCAAGTCTTAAAGATAAGAAAAAAATTGTCGTCGCTCAAGTGGCACCTTCGGTTCGCGCTTCGATTGGCGAAGAGTTTGGCTACGAACCAGGCACGGTGGTAACAGGAGAGTTAGTATCGGCTCTCAAAAAGCTTGGTTTTGACTATGTTTTTGATACTAATTTTGGCGCTGATATTACTACTTTTGAAGAAGCAGGGGAATGTTTTGAGTGTTTGGGTAAAGGTAAAATGGTTACCACTTCTTGCTGTCCGGCGTGGGTGAAATTTGTCGAGTTTAACTATCCGGAATTTGTCGGCAATATTTCTACCACTAAATCGCCGCAGCAATGTTTGGGAGTGGCGGTTAAAACTTATTTTGCCGAGAAGATGAAGATTGATCCTAGAAAAATTAAAGTGGTTTCGATTATGCCCTGTGTTGCCAAAAAGTTTGAAGCCGATCGTCCAGAATTAGAATACAATAATATGAAAATGGTTGATTATGTTTTGACTACTCGCGAAGTGGCTCACATGATGCGGCGAGCCAAGATAGATTTTACCAAAATGAAACCGCAAAAATTTGACGATCCGCTCGGACAATCCAGCGGCGCCGCGGCAATTTACGGCGTATCTGGCGGCGTGATGGAGTCGGCTCTGCGTACGGCGCTTGATTATTACGCTGGTCAGAAATTAAAATCAATTGATTTTAAACAGATAAGGGGATTAGAGGGTACTAAAAAAGCCGAGATCATGGTTAAAGGTAAAAAGGTGAAAATAATTGTTACCAGCGGACTAGGCAATGCTAAAAAGGTTATGGATTTAATCAAAGCTGGCAAGGAAAATCCCCATTTCCTAGAAGTAATGGCGTGTCCCGGTGGTTGTATTAATGGCGGCGGTCAGCCAGTGCCGACTAACGCGCAGATTAGAGCCAAGCGCGCTGCGCCACTTTATGTCCTTGATAAGAAATCAAAGTTCCGCAAAGCGCACGACAATCCTGGATTAAAAAAACTTTATAAAGAATATATTGATAAACATCCTGATCTACATCACGAAATGTTTCACACTTCCAATTATCGACAGAAACGTTGGGGGGCGAGGAGACTTAATTAA
- a CDS encoding prohibitin family protein codes for MPKPDAAKKILLIVGIIILVSVFFRSSQGGGGAIMVFLLIMILFVYKFFKKISQRLADESVSDSREKVNLGNINNKIINSNFMATIKSKALLIIAVVIVLVIIANGIVIIPAGTTGVYHLFGKVKDGELQSGIHLINPLANVTEMSIRTEEYTMSILQEEGTRSNNDTIAALTKEGLSVDLDITVLFHLIEDKASDVYKNLGIDYSEKIIRPEIRSAIREVVAVYEVKDIYSDKRQEAAIKILSALQGKLEPRGITVEDVLLRNVGLPEGLAKSIQEKLSAEQEAQKYDFVLEKERKEKERKLIEAEGQKAAQVIINEGLTSKYLQYLYIQQLKDLKGTIYIPTSPDSGLPMFKGIE; via the coding sequence ATGCCCAAGCCAGATGCGGCAAAAAAAATTCTTTTAATTGTCGGTATAATTATATTAGTTTCTGTCTTTTTTAGATCTTCGCAAGGTGGAGGAGGCGCCATCATGGTTTTTTTATTAATCATGATTCTTTTTGTTTATAAATTTTTTAAAAAAATATCTCAGCGCTTGGCGGACGAATCAGTCAGCGATAGCCGTGAAAAGGTTAACCTTGGCAATATAAATAATAAAATAATAAATTCTAATTTTATGGCGACAATTAAAAGTAAAGCCTTGTTGATAATCGCGGTTGTTATAGTGTTGGTGATTATTGCCAATGGTATTGTGATTATTCCTGCCGGTACTACTGGCGTTTATCATCTTTTTGGTAAGGTTAAAGATGGTGAACTTCAGTCTGGTATTCATTTGATAAATCCGTTAGCTAATGTTACGGAGATGAGTATTCGCACCGAAGAGTATACCATGTCTATTTTGCAAGAAGAGGGTACTAGAAGTAACAATGATACTATCGCTGCTTTGACCAAAGAGGGTTTAAGCGTTGATCTTGATATTACGGTTTTATTTCATTTAATCGAAGATAAAGCTTCTGATGTTTATAAGAATCTGGGTATTGATTACAGCGAAAAAATTATTCGGCCGGAAATTCGTAGCGCGATTCGCGAGGTAGTGGCTGTTTATGAAGTAAAAGATATTTATTCTGATAAGCGTCAGGAAGCGGCAATAAAAATTTTGAGCGCGTTGCAGGGCAAGCTAGAACCGAGAGGTATTACGGTTGAAGATGTTTTACTGCGCAACGTTGGTTTGCCGGAAGGTTTGGCAAAAAGTATTCAGGAAAAATTGTCAGCCGAGCAAGAAGCGCAAAAATATGATTTTGTCTTGGAAAAAGAACGAAAGGAAAAAGAACGAAAACTTATTGAAGCCGAAGGTCAAAAAGCAGCACAGGTTATTATCAACGAAGGCTTGACTTCAAAATATTTACAGTATTTGTATATCCAACAGCTTAAAGATCTCAAAGGGACTATCTATATTCCAACTAGTCCGGACTCTGGACTGCCGATGTTCAAAGGAATCGAATAG
- the tsf gene encoding translation elongation factor Ts codes for MSDLQTIKQLRERTGAGMVDCQKALDESNGDIEKAVEILRKKGLEKAGKKAERSTKEGLISFACEGKKVAVVGLTCETDFVSRNEDFIKVVNDFAIKLLNTPVEEFKPWAEEHVAKELISKIGENMKLVAAEVIEGEVIGTYLHSNKKLATVVVLRGGTVELANDIAMQVAAMSPKYVQSSEVPADEIVKEKEIYREQMKGENKPEAVIEKIIEGKLNKFYSEVCLLNQAFIKDDKMTIEQLLAAAGAQVVRFSRFQI; via the coding sequence ATGTCCGACCTACAAACTATCAAACAACTTCGTGAACGTACCGGTGCCGGTATGGTTGATTGTCAAAAAGCGTTAGATGAATCTAACGGCGATATTGAAAAAGCGGTAGAAATATTGCGCAAAAAAGGACTGGAAAAAGCCGGTAAGAAAGCTGAACGCAGTACTAAGGAAGGTTTAATTTCTTTTGCCTGCGAGGGGAAAAAGGTTGCTGTCGTCGGTCTTACTTGTGAAACAGATTTTGTTTCTCGCAACGAAGATTTTATTAAAGTAGTAAATGATTTTGCCATCAAACTATTAAATACTCCGGTTGAAGAGTTTAAGCCTTGGGCCGAAGAACATGTAGCCAAAGAGCTAATTTCTAAGATTGGTGAAAATATGAAGCTAGTGGCTGCGGAAGTAATTGAAGGCGAGGTTATCGGCACCTATCTTCATTCCAATAAGAAGTTAGCCACCGTCGTTGTTTTACGGGGCGGTACGGTTGAACTGGCTAACGACATTGCTATGCAGGTTGCTGCCATGTCACCAAAATATGTGCAATCGTCCGAAGTACCTGCTGATGAGATTGTTAAGGAAAAGGAAATTTATCGAGAACAGATGAAAGGGGAAAATAAGCCAGAAGCGGTAATCGAAAAGATTATTGAAGGAAAATTGAATAAGTTTTACTCGGAGGTTTGTTTGCTTAATCAAGCCTTTATCAAAGACGACAAGATGACTATTGAGCAGCTACTCGCTGCCGCTGGTGCTCAAGTCGTTCGTTTTTCTCGCTTCCAGATATAA